A genomic stretch from Calditrichota bacterium includes:
- a CDS encoding sugar transferase: MENLKHIVGSSTRDYDVRVLLDARRLAVLLLDTSFSHGRLVVDKMLARLRAGERGVQSLSCLRAVHVVAYPGSPRRGYVHAKITLVPQDTAARETGAKLSAGKGCTRAAQEALPLVWDVSHSPAGAVAMSTPLFLDVYLDKERLYQIAKRALDIVGAVVGIVLLAPLMAAVAVAIKLTSKGPVLFKQQRIGYRGKPFIMYKFRTMRVGCDDAVHRDYVKKLIEGRNEEINFGTEEQPLYKLVNDPRVTRIGRFLRKTSLDELPQLVNVLLGQMSLVGPRPPLPFEVESYKSWHMRRFMEVKPGITGLWQVYGRSTTTFDEMVRLDLRYAAQRSLLLDLKLIFKTFAAVFAAKGAL; encoded by the coding sequence ATGGAGAATCTGAAGCACATCGTCGGTTCATCCACCAGAGACTATGATGTGCGCGTGCTCCTTGACGCCAGGCGGCTTGCGGTTCTGCTGCTGGACACGTCCTTTTCCCATGGGCGCCTCGTCGTGGACAAGATGCTTGCTCGTCTGCGCGCTGGCGAGCGTGGTGTTCAGTCGCTGTCGTGCCTGCGAGCTGTCCACGTTGTGGCGTACCCAGGCTCGCCTCGCCGCGGCTACGTGCATGCGAAGATTACACTAGTCCCGCAAGATACAGCAGCCCGAGAAACCGGGGCAAAGCTCTCCGCCGGCAAAGGATGCACTCGAGCGGCACAAGAGGCGCTTCCCTTGGTCTGGGACGTATCCCACTCGCCCGCGGGCGCAGTGGCCATGAGCACCCCACTTTTCTTGGACGTTTACCTCGACAAGGAGCGCCTTTACCAGATCGCCAAACGGGCACTGGACATTGTTGGGGCCGTCGTGGGCATTGTGCTCCTGGCCCCTTTGATGGCGGCGGTCGCCGTGGCGATAAAGCTCACGTCCAAAGGCCCGGTGCTCTTCAAGCAGCAGCGGATCGGCTACCGTGGCAAGCCGTTCATCATGTACAAGTTCCGGACCATGCGCGTCGGCTGCGATGACGCCGTGCACCGTGACTACGTCAAGAAGCTGATCGAAGGGCGAAATGAGGAAATCAACTTCGGCACTGAGGAACAGCCTCTCTACAAGCTGGTGAATGACCCGAGAGTAACTCGCATAGGCCGCTTCCTGCGCAAGACGAGTCTTGACGAACTTCCGCAACTTGTCAACGTGCTGCTTGGCCAGATGAGCCTGGTAGGGCCGCGACCGCCCTTGCCTTTCGAGGTGGAATCCTACAAGAGCTGGCACATGCGCCGCTTCATGGAGGTGAAGCCGGGGATCACCGGACTCTGGCAGGTGTATGGCCGGAGTACCACAACCTTCGACGAAATGGTGAGATTAGACTTGCGCTATGCTGCCCAGCGCTCGCTGCTGCTGGACCTCAAACTCATATTCAAGACCTTTGCTGCTGTGTTCGCTGCGAAGGGCGCTTTGTAA
- a CDS encoding CpsD/CapB family tyrosine-protein kinase: MVSFVNPAEATTREAAQRVASGARAGAVGGSSQLTHVAPRRAVSTRDKTTGVLKDLKAVAHVVESVAARTGARVIGLTSALPGEGVSTCAAAISFLLAADGEAGTNRGRTGSLVLSPTASADAVILVDANVGDPFIHRAFALPLSPGLSDGLRQVQSLADMAHRVEGSHLLVIPAGSGRRRADLQQLGTALQQAAERVRLVVLDLPAVLGSAEGVRYAMLCDAVVLVVRANHTRWEAVVQAQRTLERAGVPILGAILNRRRFDLPRWLYERL; encoded by the coding sequence ATGGTAAGCTTTGTCAATCCGGCAGAGGCAACCACCAGGGAAGCGGCGCAGCGCGTTGCGAGCGGAGCGCGAGCCGGCGCCGTAGGGGGGAGTAGCCAGCTAACGCATGTCGCACCGCGGCGTGCCGTCAGTACTCGCGACAAAACTACAGGGGTGCTCAAAGACCTCAAGGCGGTTGCGCACGTGGTGGAGTCGGTTGCCGCGCGCACCGGGGCCCGCGTCATTGGTCTAACCAGCGCTCTGCCGGGAGAAGGGGTCTCTACGTGTGCTGCGGCCATCTCTTTCTTGCTTGCCGCAGATGGGGAGGCGGGCACGAACAGGGGACGGACCGGATCCCTTGTCCTCAGCCCAACCGCGTCAGCAGACGCCGTCATCCTGGTGGACGCAAACGTGGGCGACCCCTTCATTCATCGCGCCTTTGCACTCCCTCTGAGCCCGGGTCTTTCCGACGGACTACGGCAGGTTCAGTCGCTTGCTGACATGGCGCACAGGGTAGAGGGTTCGCACCTGCTGGTGATCCCTGCCGGCTCCGGCAGGAGAAGGGCAGATCTGCAGCAGCTCGGCACAGCGTTGCAGCAAGCGGCAGAAAGGGTGCGACTGGTGGTCCTCGATCTGCCTGCTGTGCTTGGCTCCGCAGAGGGAGTGAGGTATGCCATGCTGTGCGACGCCGTCGTGCTGGTGGTGCGCGCCAACCACACCAGGTGGGAGGCCGTGGTGCAGGCACAACGGACTCTGGAACGAGCAGGTGTGCCCATCTTGGGGGCGATCTTGAACAGACGACGTTTCGATCTACCCCGCTGGCTCTACGAAAGGTTATGA